In Flavobacterium cerinum, one genomic interval encodes:
- the purD gene encoding phosphoribosylamine--glycine ligase: MTILLLGSGGREHALAWKMLQSEHCSRLLVAPGNAGTAAIAENVNINPNDFETVKNLVITEKVEMVVVGPEDPLVKGIFDYFQNDDVLKDIPVIGPSKTGAQLEGSKEFAKEFLVKYNIPTAAYDSFTKETVEEGCHFLTTLQPPYVLKADGLAAGKGVLIIQDLAEAQQELRNMLVNEKFGSASAKVVIEEFLDGIELSCFVLTDGKNYKILPTAKDYKRIGEGDTGLNTGGMGAVSPVPFADAVLMEKIETRIVKPTIEGLQQEGIPYKGFVFIGLIKVGDEPYVIEYNVRMGDPETEVVMPRLQSDLVTLFKAVASQTLDQVDLEIDPRSATTIMVVSGGYPEDYEKGKVISGLDKVDGSIVFHAGTALNGDQVVTNGGRVLAVTSYGDTFPEAIKKSYQNIVELNFDKMYFRKDIGFDL, from the coding sequence ATGACAATTTTATTATTAGGATCCGGCGGAAGAGAACATGCTTTGGCCTGGAAAATGTTACAAAGTGAACACTGCTCAAGATTATTGGTTGCACCCGGAAATGCCGGAACAGCAGCAATAGCAGAAAACGTCAACATCAACCCGAACGATTTTGAAACGGTTAAAAACCTCGTTATAACCGAAAAAGTAGAAATGGTAGTGGTAGGACCGGAAGATCCTTTGGTAAAAGGAATTTTCGATTATTTTCAAAATGATGATGTGTTAAAAGATATTCCGGTAATTGGTCCGTCTAAAACAGGAGCACAACTGGAAGGAAGCAAAGAGTTTGCAAAAGAATTCCTTGTAAAATACAATATCCCGACAGCAGCTTATGACAGTTTTACAAAAGAAACAGTTGAAGAAGGGTGTCATTTCCTAACTACATTACAACCGCCATACGTTTTAAAAGCAGATGGATTAGCAGCAGGAAAAGGTGTTTTGATTATTCAGGATCTTGCCGAAGCACAACAGGAATTGCGCAATATGCTGGTAAATGAAAAATTCGGAAGTGCCAGTGCAAAAGTTGTGATTGAAGAGTTCCTGGACGGAATTGAGTTGAGCTGCTTTGTATTGACCGACGGAAAGAATTATAAAATATTACCGACAGCAAAAGATTATAAACGAATCGGAGAAGGCGATACCGGATTAAACACCGGAGGAATGGGCGCTGTTTCACCCGTACCGTTTGCGGATGCCGTTTTAATGGAAAAAATAGAAACCCGTATTGTAAAACCTACAATCGAAGGATTACAACAAGAAGGGATTCCTTATAAAGGATTTGTTTTTATCGGATTGATAAAAGTAGGAGATGAGCCGTATGTGATCGAATATAACGTTCGTATGGGTGATCCGGAAACAGAAGTGGTTATGCCGCGATTACAGTCGGATTTAGTGACCTTATTTAAAGCAGTTGCATCACAGACATTGGATCAGGTTGATTTAGAAATCGATCCGCGTAGTGCAACGACTATTATGGTTGTTTCCGGCGGATATCCGGAAGATTATGAAAAAGGAAAAGTGATTTCCGGATTGGATAAAGTGGACGGATCAATCGTTTTTCATGCCGGAACAGCATTAAACGGAGATCAGGTTGTAACAAACGGTGGCCGAGTTTTGGCAGTAACATCCTATGGAGATACGTTCCCGGAAGCCATAAAAAAATCTTATCAAAATATAGTAGAACTAAATTTTGATAAGATGTATTTTAGAAAAGATATTGGTTTCGACCTTTAA
- a CDS encoding phenylacetate--CoA ligase family protein encodes MFRLFDFSLKISGFPMKKAQSEFASILAIPAVSYPDYIASKQTEIAHFHLANNSFYRALHGSDSFTNWTDLPVLTKKDLQQPLQDRLSKGYTIKNTFVNKTSGSSGDPFIFAKDKYSHAITWASYFYRFGWYGIDFNTSYQARFYGIPLESIGYYKERLKDFLGNRYRFPIFDLSDSFLEKVLQKFRNSSFDYINGYTSSIVLFAKFLKSRDIILKEICPTLKVCMVTSEMLFEEDKRLLETQFGIPVVNEYGASELDLIAFQNPEGEWQINSETLFVEILDDNNRPLPYGQEGRIVITSLYNKAHPFIRYDIGDIGSLDESSTAKKPILKNLIGRTNDVAVLPSGKKAPGLTFYYITKSIIEDDGNVKEFIIKQVKPDIFEIDYVSTTELSQQQITKTEEAISLYLEKGLTFIFNRKATLARSKRGKLKQFQSLL; translated from the coding sequence GTGTTCAGACTATTCGATTTCTCTTTAAAAATCAGTGGTTTCCCGATGAAAAAAGCCCAGTCGGAATTTGCATCTATACTGGCAATTCCTGCTGTTTCTTATCCGGACTATATTGCATCCAAACAAACGGAAATTGCTCATTTTCATCTGGCAAACAATTCTTTTTATCGTGCCCTTCACGGATCGGATTCTTTTACAAACTGGACGGATTTACCGGTGCTGACCAAAAAAGATTTACAACAACCTTTACAGGATCGGCTTTCGAAAGGCTATACGATTAAAAATACGTTTGTAAATAAAACTTCGGGATCCAGCGGCGATCCTTTTATTTTCGCAAAAGACAAGTATTCGCACGCAATTACGTGGGCCTCCTATTTTTACAGATTCGGCTGGTATGGCATTGATTTTAATACGTCTTATCAGGCTCGATTCTATGGTATTCCGTTGGAATCGATCGGATATTATAAAGAACGGCTAAAAGATTTTCTGGGCAATCGTTACCGGTTTCCGATATTTGACTTATCGGATTCCTTTTTGGAAAAAGTGTTGCAAAAATTCCGAAACAGCTCGTTTGACTATATTAACGGTTATACGAGTTCTATCGTTTTGTTTGCCAAATTCCTCAAGTCACGGGATATTATATTAAAAGAGATTTGTCCGACACTCAAGGTTTGTATGGTCACTTCTGAAATGCTTTTTGAAGAAGACAAACGCTTACTGGAAACCCAATTCGGTATTCCTGTTGTTAATGAATACGGTGCTTCCGAACTGGATTTAATTGCTTTTCAAAATCCGGAAGGCGAATGGCAAATCAATTCCGAGACGTTATTTGTTGAGATTCTGGATGACAATAACCGACCGTTACCTTACGGACAGGAAGGACGTATTGTGATTACTTCACTTTATAATAAAGCCCATCCTTTTATTCGTTATGATATCGGTGATATCGGTTCACTGGACGAATCCAGTACGGCTAAAAAACCCATTTTAAAAAATCTGATCGGGCGAACGAACGATGTAGCCGTTTTACCAAGCGGAAAAAAAGCGCCGGGACTGACTTTCTATTACATTACCAAAAGTATTATAGAAGATGACGGTAACGTAAAAGAATTTATCATTAAGCAAGTTAAACCGGATATTTTTGAAATTGACTATGTGAGTACAACCGAACTCAGTCAGCAACAAATAACAAAAACCGAAGAGGCAATTTCTTTATATCTTGAAAAAGGACTGACTTTCATTTTTAACCGGAAAGCAACATTAGCCCGTTCGAAAAGAGGGAAGCTAAAACAATTTCAATCGCTGTTATAG
- a CDS encoding DUF6341 family protein, translating to MKAFFEGIQYLFVDILFAPMDLMRNLELSNWWAANLLNWIFIIICCGATWYWIKELKKHKDSGEDAQDTTAHSFLK from the coding sequence ATGAAAGCATTTTTTGAAGGAATACAGTACTTATTCGTAGACATACTTTTCGCCCCTATGGATTTGATGCGAAACTTAGAATTATCAAACTGGTGGGCTGCAAATCTTTTAAACTGGATTTTCATCATCATCTGTTGTGGTGCTACCTGGTATTGGATTAAAGAATTAAAGAAACACAAAGATAGCGGTGAGGATGCTCAGGATACTACAGCCCACTCGTTCTTAAAATAA
- a CDS encoding glycosyltransferase family 2 protein, translating to MGKSVSIITPTFNSARYISETITSVQNQTYQDWEMLIVDDCSTDETTTIVAAFATRDNRIKQYALERNSGAGVARNYALEQASGRYIAFLDADDLWKPEKLEKQLHFLEQNQLSFTFSFYDCIDENGVSLRKRIKAPQIVSYRQLFFCNFIGNLTGIYDTDYFGKIPISSFRKRQDWIVWLTILKKIKTARPVPESLAVYRVRKDSISASKWTLIKHNYRIYRDFHQKNKIQAFCCMIGFLFTQLVIKPRYTEQL from the coding sequence ATGGGAAAATCGGTTTCTATAATAACCCCCACATTTAATTCAGCACGCTATATAAGCGAAACTATTACTTCCGTTCAGAATCAGACTTATCAGGATTGGGAAATGCTAATTGTTGATGATTGTTCGACAGATGAAACCACAACGATTGTAGCAGCATTTGCAACTCGGGATAATCGGATTAAACAGTATGCTCTGGAGCGAAATTCAGGAGCAGGTGTAGCAAGAAATTATGCATTAGAGCAAGCATCGGGTCGTTATATTGCTTTTTTGGATGCCGATGATTTATGGAAACCGGAAAAACTGGAAAAACAACTTCATTTTTTAGAACAGAATCAACTTTCGTTTACTTTTTCATTTTACGACTGTATCGATGAAAACGGTGTTTCATTGCGAAAACGAATTAAAGCACCTCAAATAGTAAGTTACCGGCAATTATTCTTCTGTAACTTTATCGGAAACCTGACCGGAATTTATGATACGGATTATTTCGGAAAAATTCCCATTTCCTCTTTTCGGAAAAGACAGGACTGGATCGTTTGGTTAACCATTCTGAAAAAGATAAAAACAGCACGTCCGGTTCCGGAAAGTCTGGCCGTTTACCGGGTGCGAAAAGATTCTATTTCCGCTTCAAAATGGACATTGATAAAACATAACTATCGAATTTACCGCGATTTTCATCAGAAAAATAAAATTCAGGCGTTTTGCTGTATGATCGGTTTTTTATTTACACAATTGGTTATAAAACCACGATATACAGAGCAACTATAA
- a CDS encoding undecaprenyl-phosphate glucose phosphotransferase, with protein sequence MRKTTGRYSGYIRPFSYLLDLIIINILSLFLLPESIGLFYNVFISIAWVVIALNIGFYEVYRYTKAIEILGKILKQYVLFLVFSFAYIGYFSKYSEPSETVEYSTIAMTLVAVFKFAVFYFLKRFRVVFGGNFRRVIIVGQSKNVCQLQDFFAENPDYGYKLEKVFHFDQDESDESISACFKFALDKNIDEIYCSLSDLSNTQVNQFVDFTDNNLKLLKFLPDSKEIFSRNLVYDYYGYIPIISMRNIPLDTSFNMIVKRVFDIFFSLLIIVGVLSWLTPLLAILIKLESRGPVFFKQKRNGLNYKEFNCYKFRSMRPNEIADLEQVSKNDPRITKIGRFIRKTSIDELPQFFNVVLGDMSVVGPRPHMVSHTEMYARSVDKFMVRHFIKPGITGLAQTNGYRGEVETNYDIINRVKYDIFYVENWSLLLDIKIIYLTVYNAIKGDEKAY encoded by the coding sequence GTGCGTAAAACTACGGGCCGGTACTCCGGATATATTAGACCTTTTTCCTATCTGCTGGATTTGATTATTATCAATATCCTGTCGCTGTTTTTATTGCCGGAGTCGATAGGACTATTCTATAATGTATTCATCAGTATTGCATGGGTTGTCATTGCATTGAATATCGGTTTTTACGAAGTATATCGTTATACAAAAGCGATTGAGATTTTAGGTAAAATACTAAAACAGTATGTGCTGTTTCTGGTCTTCAGCTTTGCGTATATCGGTTATTTCTCCAAATATTCAGAACCTTCCGAAACAGTAGAATATTCGACTATCGCAATGACGCTCGTCGCGGTTTTTAAATTCGCCGTTTTTTACTTTCTGAAGCGTTTTAGGGTGGTTTTTGGCGGTAACTTCCGTAGGGTAATTATTGTCGGACAAAGTAAAAATGTCTGTCAGCTACAGGATTTTTTTGCTGAAAATCCGGATTATGGCTATAAATTGGAAAAAGTATTCCATTTTGATCAGGATGAATCTGATGAAAGTATCTCAGCCTGTTTTAAATTTGCACTCGACAAAAACATTGACGAGATTTATTGTTCGCTTTCCGATTTGTCCAATACGCAAGTCAATCAATTTGTCGATTTTACAGATAATAATCTTAAACTACTCAAGTTTTTGCCGGACAGTAAAGAAATATTCTCCAGAAATCTGGTTTATGACTACTATGGCTATATACCCATTATTTCAATGCGGAATATCCCATTGGACACGTCATTTAATATGATTGTAAAAAGAGTATTTGATATCTTCTTTTCTTTGTTGATCATTGTCGGGGTGTTATCCTGGTTAACACCATTATTAGCAATACTGATAAAATTGGAGTCAAGAGGACCGGTGTTTTTTAAACAAAAAAGAAACGGTCTTAACTATAAGGAATTTAATTGCTATAAATTCAGATCTATGCGTCCGAATGAAATAGCCGATTTGGAACAGGTTTCTAAAAATGATCCGCGTATTACAAAAATCGGACGATTTATACGTAAAACCAGCATCGACGAATTACCGCAGTTTTTTAATGTAGTATTGGGAGATATGTCGGTTGTAGGACCAAGACCACACATGGTGAGTCATACCGAAATGTATGCCCGAAGTGTTGATAAGTTTATGGTGCGTCATTTTATTAAGCCGGGAATTACAGGATTGGCACAAACAAACGGCTACCGCGGTGAGGTTGAAACCAATTACGATATTATTAACCGGGTTAAATACGACATTTTCTATGTTGAAAACTGGTCGCTTTTATTGGATATAAAAATTATATACCTGACGGTTTATAACGCGATCAAAGGAGACGAAAAAGCATATTGA
- a CDS encoding DUF6427 family protein, whose translation MIASLFNKSRPLNYAIISLLLVLFYFLYLTKSPEWTEYYTTVIQKVGLLLILTGSLFLVRFITKRNGLSKDNSYAAFLFLLFHILFPSVLVNTNIILANFFILLALRRLISLQSLITPKEKIFDASIWIFVATLFHFWSILFLILVFVSIVFHVSRDYRNWIIPFIALFTVLILFGVAVLAGERDLLFIVLDKAYISFDFTYFENIYQNIALAIFSSVAVLFFVTQLLALSNRPLNMQSSYKKILFSFLLGVGIYVLSASKNNSFLAFTFFPLAVMGTNFIESLDNKWVRESVMYSLIVISFFIFFAQVL comes from the coding sequence ATGATAGCAAGCCTTTTTAATAAATCTAGACCGTTAAATTATGCGATAATTAGTTTATTACTGGTTTTATTCTACTTTTTATACCTGACCAAGTCTCCGGAATGGACAGAATATTATACAACGGTAATACAAAAAGTAGGCTTGTTACTAATATTGACGGGGTCTTTATTTTTAGTTCGTTTTATTACAAAAAGAAACGGATTGAGTAAAGATAACAGCTACGCGGCATTCTTATTTTTGCTTTTTCATATCCTGTTTCCGTCTGTTTTGGTCAACACGAATATTATCCTGGCGAACTTTTTTATATTATTAGCATTAAGGAGATTAATATCGTTACAATCTTTGATAACACCTAAAGAGAAGATATTTGATGCATCGATATGGATTTTTGTGGCGACATTATTTCATTTCTGGAGTATTCTCTTTTTGATTCTGGTATTCGTATCAATCGTTTTTCACGTGTCAAGAGATTATCGAAACTGGATCATTCCGTTTATTGCCCTTTTTACAGTATTAATTCTTTTTGGAGTGGCTGTTTTAGCGGGAGAGCGAGATTTGCTTTTTATTGTTTTAGACAAAGCCTACATTAGTTTTGATTTTACCTATTTCGAAAATATTTACCAAAATATCGCTTTAGCCATCTTTTCATCGGTAGCGGTATTGTTTTTTGTTACGCAGTTGCTGGCACTTTCAAACCGACCGTTAAACATGCAGTCGTCTTATAAAAAGATTCTGTTTTCTTTTTTATTAGGAGTCGGAATTTATGTGTTGTCAGCGAGTAAAAACAACAGTTTCCTGGCTTTTACCTTTTTTCCGTTAGCAGTAATGGGAACCAATTTTATTGAAAGTCTGGACAATAAATGGGTTAGGGAAAGTGTAATGTACTCCCTGATAGTGATCAGCTTTTTTATCTTTTTTGCTCAGGTATTATAA